A single Anatilimnocola floriformis DNA region contains:
- a CDS encoding L-threonylcarbamoyladenylate synthase: protein MNSSSDLPTSDSPPPQTAAAQQQMPAYSQQITQAAEILRAGGLVAIPTETVYGLGADAENESAVRKIFAAKGRPADHPVIVHLAEAQDMHQWSFDIPKCALRLADCYWPGPLTMILKRSPKALDVVTGGQETVGLRVPNHPVALALLKEFGRGVAAPSANRFGRISPTLATHVRQELGDSVDLILDGGASQVGLESTIVDLTGEQAVLLRPGAISVEQLQAVIGEYLGDPAENQTRASGRLQSHYAPRAQVIVVEPIELRSTIRRCEDAGQRYAVLCDAPIAKAANVHTAHFYKLPADPVVRAQRLYIALRAADDAGYPILIIAHERDPANKDAAIWDRLQKAAAPRD, encoded by the coding sequence GTGAACTCCTCTTCTGATTTGCCCACTTCCGACAGCCCGCCGCCACAAACTGCAGCAGCGCAGCAACAAATGCCTGCCTACTCGCAGCAAATAACTCAGGCTGCGGAGATTCTGCGTGCTGGCGGACTGGTCGCGATTCCAACCGAGACCGTCTACGGCCTCGGCGCCGATGCCGAAAATGAATCCGCTGTTCGCAAGATTTTTGCTGCCAAAGGTCGGCCTGCCGACCATCCGGTAATTGTCCACCTCGCCGAAGCGCAGGATATGCATCAGTGGTCGTTTGATATACCCAAGTGCGCGCTGCGGCTGGCCGATTGCTATTGGCCGGGCCCGCTGACGATGATTCTCAAGCGGAGCCCCAAGGCCCTCGATGTCGTCACCGGCGGTCAGGAAACCGTCGGCCTGCGCGTTCCCAATCACCCCGTGGCCCTCGCGCTGCTGAAAGAGTTTGGCCGCGGCGTGGCAGCCCCCTCGGCCAACCGCTTCGGCCGGATCAGCCCGACGCTGGCAACCCACGTCCGCCAGGAACTGGGTGATAGCGTCGACCTGATTCTGGACGGCGGGGCATCGCAGGTCGGCCTGGAGTCGACGATCGTCGACCTCACCGGCGAACAGGCGGTGCTGTTGCGGCCGGGCGCAATTTCGGTCGAACAACTGCAAGCCGTCATTGGCGAATACCTGGGCGATCCAGCTGAAAACCAGACCCGAGCTTCAGGCCGTTTGCAAAGCCACTACGCGCCGCGGGCGCAGGTGATCGTCGTCGAACCGATCGAGCTCCGCAGCACCATCCGCCGCTGCGAAGATGCCGGCCAGCGATACGCCGTTCTCTGCGATGCCCCCATCGCCAAAGCGGCCAACGTCCACACGGCGCACTTCTACAAGCTCCCTGCCGATCCGGTTGTTCGCGCTCAGCGCCTTTATATTGCCCTCCGCGCCGCCGATGACGCGGGCTATCCGATCCTGATCATTGCCCACGAACGCGATCCCGCGAACAAAGACGCGGCCATCTGGGATCGCCTGCAAAAAGCAGCAGCGCCGCGAGATTAG
- a CDS encoding carboxy terminal-processing peptidase, producing MRLLSHTTCRRHLSNLLATAVLSMMLLPAAMGQQPAPATLNAPRAADRRITMLVNELIARQHLSKHKLDDEISNRALDQFEKKLDGMKFYFYQSDIDEFAKQRNELDNQLGAGDITFAYTVFNTFLKRIDERLVTVDELLKENLDFTVDESIITDPAKLAYAKTPAEAKDRWRKRIKFDLLTLKNDKTLKGEDPKVRLKRRYANFARRMHQTDSDELLEMYLTSVTTSYDPHTTFMSPSSLENFRIMMTLNLDGIGAQLEDRDGYTVLNKLIPGGAAEKSGQLKAEDRIVSVGQGENGEMVDVVEMKLNDVVSKIRGKAGTVVRLGVLPGAGGETKIVRIVRAKIELKDSEARGVIFEEGKKQDGSPFKIGVIDLPSFYMDMEAAREGQADFKSSTRDVKKLLDGFKAKGVDVVMLDLRRNGGGSLTEAISLTGLFIDEGPVVQVKDPNGRVTQYDDMESGIYWKGPLVVLESKFSASASEILAGAIQDYGRGLIIGDSTSHGKGTVQSLLDLGETMFKVGNPPNLGALKLTMQQFYRPNGESTQRRGVLADIVLPSITDHMDVSEADLDHALAFDKIPSAKFDKLDQVNTGLVNRLREASDARRKTSDDFKKLAGSIEKYKEQKTKKEIPLNEAKYLARRAELDADNEEQKIDERLNDSSKVVDRDFYFNECIGITIDYLRSLGKDKVAIK from the coding sequence ATGCGACTGCTTTCTCACACGACGTGTCGTCGGCACCTTTCCAACCTACTGGCGACCGCGGTGCTGAGCATGATGCTGCTGCCCGCAGCCATGGGTCAACAGCCGGCGCCGGCGACGCTCAATGCGCCGCGGGCAGCTGACCGTCGTATTACCATGTTAGTCAACGAGTTGATTGCCCGGCAGCACCTGTCGAAGCACAAGCTCGACGACGAAATCTCGAATCGGGCGCTGGATCAGTTCGAAAAGAAGCTCGACGGGATGAAGTTCTACTTCTATCAGTCGGACATCGATGAATTTGCCAAGCAACGCAACGAGCTCGACAATCAGCTCGGCGCTGGCGACATCACGTTCGCTTACACGGTGTTCAACACGTTTTTGAAGCGGATCGACGAACGGCTGGTGACGGTCGATGAATTGCTCAAAGAAAACCTCGACTTCACCGTCGATGAATCGATCATCACTGATCCGGCCAAACTGGCTTATGCCAAGACGCCTGCCGAAGCCAAGGATCGCTGGCGGAAGCGGATCAAGTTTGACTTGCTGACCCTGAAAAACGACAAAACGTTGAAGGGCGAAGATCCCAAGGTTCGACTCAAGCGGCGGTATGCCAATTTCGCCCGCCGGATGCATCAGACCGACAGCGACGAACTGTTGGAAATGTACCTGACCTCGGTCACGACGTCGTACGATCCGCACACCACGTTCATGTCGCCCAGCTCGCTGGAAAACTTCCGCATCATGATGACGCTGAACCTCGACGGTATCGGCGCTCAGCTGGAAGATCGCGACGGTTACACAGTGCTAAACAAGTTGATTCCGGGTGGTGCTGCTGAAAAGAGCGGTCAACTGAAGGCCGAAGACCGCATCGTGAGCGTCGGACAAGGCGAAAACGGCGAAATGGTCGACGTTGTCGAAATGAAGCTCAACGACGTGGTTTCGAAGATCCGCGGCAAGGCCGGCACCGTGGTGCGCCTCGGCGTGTTGCCTGGTGCTGGTGGCGAAACCAAGATTGTTCGCATCGTCCGCGCCAAGATCGAACTCAAGGACAGCGAAGCTCGCGGCGTGATCTTCGAAGAAGGCAAGAAGCAAGACGGCTCGCCGTTCAAAATCGGCGTGATTGATCTCCCCAGCTTCTACATGGATATGGAAGCCGCCCGCGAAGGCCAGGCCGATTTCAAGAGCTCGACCCGCGATGTGAAGAAGCTGCTCGACGGCTTCAAGGCCAAGGGCGTCGATGTGGTGATGCTCGACCTCCGCCGTAACGGTGGCGGCAGCTTGACCGAAGCGATCAGCCTGACTGGCCTGTTCATCGACGAAGGCCCGGTCGTGCAAGTGAAAGATCCGAACGGCCGCGTGACGCAGTACGACGATATGGAATCGGGCATCTACTGGAAGGGCCCGCTCGTGGTGCTGGAAAGCAAGTTCAGCGCTTCGGCCAGCGAAATTCTCGCCGGCGCCATTCAGGATTACGGTCGCGGTTTGATCATTGGCGATTCGACCTCGCACGGTAAGGGCACGGTGCAAAGCCTGCTCGACCTGGGCGAAACGATGTTCAAGGTCGGCAACCCGCCGAACCTAGGCGCGCTGAAACTGACGATGCAGCAGTTCTATCGCCCGAACGGCGAAAGCACGCAGCGTCGCGGTGTGCTCGCCGATATCGTGTTGCCGTCGATCACCGATCATATGGACGTGAGCGAAGCCGATCTCGATCACGCGCTGGCTTTCGACAAGATTCCCTCGGCCAAGTTCGACAAGCTGGATCAGGTCAACACCGGCTTGGTGAATCGCCTGCGGGAGGCATCTGATGCGCGTCGCAAGACTTCGGACGACTTCAAGAAGCTGGCCGGCAGCATCGAGAAGTACAAGGAACAGAAGACCAAGAAAGAGATTCCGCTCAACGAAGCCAAGTACCTGGCTCGTCGCGCCGAACTCGACGCCGACAACGAAGAGCAGAAGATCGACGAACGGCTGAACGACTCCAGCAAGGTCGTCGACCGCGACTTCTACTTCAACGAATGCATCGGCATCACGATCGATTACCTCCGTTCGCTCGGCAAGGATAAGGTCGCGATCAAGTAG
- a CDS encoding DUF58 domain-containing protein translates to MAVEKYLKPEVINQIKRLDLRAQFVVKGFLQGLHASPFHGFSVEFSEHRRYSTGDDPKDIDWLVYAKTDKYYVKKFEAETNITGYLVMDLSQSMGYTLRQDLTKFDYAICLAASLCYLMLMQQDPCGLITFDEKIRDSVAPKSKRTQLGIVLALLAKLKPTGATDIAKSLTQVAAMLRHKSLVMIFSDLLTDPGPVFQSLRRLRHRGNDVILFHILDEAEVAFPFEGMIEFEDPETNEKVTVDASGYRKEYQDEISAFRAMYKQECFQTGIDYVPLDTSMQFDRALLEYLQSRGGRG, encoded by the coding sequence ATGGCCGTTGAAAAATATCTCAAACCCGAAGTCATCAATCAGATCAAGCGGCTTGATCTGCGCGCTCAGTTTGTCGTGAAGGGCTTTTTGCAGGGGTTGCATGCCAGCCCGTTTCATGGGTTTTCGGTCGAGTTCAGCGAGCATCGGCGGTATTCGACGGGCGACGATCCGAAGGATATCGATTGGCTGGTCTATGCCAAGACAGACAAGTACTACGTTAAAAAGTTCGAAGCCGAGACGAACATCACGGGCTATCTGGTGATGGACCTGAGCCAGTCGATGGGCTACACGCTGCGGCAGGATTTGACGAAGTTCGACTACGCGATCTGCCTGGCGGCGTCGCTCTGTTACCTGATGCTGATGCAGCAGGATCCCTGCGGGCTGATTACGTTCGACGAAAAGATTCGTGACTCCGTCGCGCCGAAGAGCAAGCGAACGCAGTTGGGCATTGTGCTGGCGTTGCTCGCGAAGCTGAAGCCGACCGGCGCGACGGACATTGCCAAGAGTTTGACGCAGGTCGCGGCGATGCTGCGGCACAAAAGTCTGGTGATGATCTTTAGCGATTTGCTGACCGATCCCGGGCCGGTGTTTCAATCGCTGCGACGGTTGCGGCATCGCGGCAACGACGTGATCTTGTTTCACATCCTCGACGAAGCCGAAGTGGCGTTTCCGTTCGAAGGGATGATCGAGTTCGAAGATCCCGAGACGAACGAAAAGGTGACAGTCGACGCTTCCGGCTATCGGAAAGAGTATCAGGACGAAATCTCGGCTTTCCGCGCGATGTACAAACAAGAGTGCTTTCAAACAGGCATCGATTACGTGCCGCTCGATACGAGCATGCAGTTTGATCGGGCGTTGCTGGAATATCTGCAAAGTCGGGGCGGGCGCGGGTGA
- a CDS encoding 6-phosphofructokinase, with protein sequence MADSKNPPTSTSAFSPPAKRDSHIKRVGILFAGGPAPAANAVISTAANSFLRAGIEVYGILYGYSGLIDYTPEKPLEEEKHYRKLTSQNLKRSRNSQGILIGTARANPGKLISAPAHLDDPQLSAPLRRVYEGLCSLGIDALISIGGDDTLKTANKFKMLQDRLPAGAKKIPIVHLPKTIDNDYKGIDFTFGYFTAVETLASEIRNLLADAEASKSYFLTETMGRSAGWLSYGAAIAGEASLVISVEDIIGSYRLKETVTNPKTGESEVREIMDVDRVVARIVKTMVAREEEGKQFGVIVMAEGLAELLPQKYLEGIPRDDHGHISISHVNLGRMFSKLVTELFKKQTGRGRKVTGLQLGYESRCARPHAFDVMLGSQLGVGSYRALVEEKLNGVMVSVIGQLQLHYVPFENLIDAETLVTVVRYIETSSDFHRLARFLETYVDE encoded by the coding sequence ATGGCAGACTCCAAAAATCCCCCCACCAGCACTTCGGCTTTTTCTCCGCCGGCGAAGCGCGATTCGCACATCAAGCGGGTTGGGATTTTGTTCGCTGGCGGCCCTGCTCCTGCCGCCAACGCGGTGATTTCGACGGCGGCCAATTCCTTCCTGCGGGCCGGCATCGAGGTTTACGGCATTCTGTACGGCTACTCAGGGCTGATCGATTACACTCCGGAAAAGCCGCTCGAAGAAGAGAAGCACTACCGCAAGCTCACTTCGCAAAACCTGAAGCGGAGCCGGAACTCGCAAGGGATTTTGATCGGCACGGCTCGTGCCAACCCAGGCAAGCTGATTAGCGCGCCAGCGCATCTCGACGATCCGCAGCTCAGCGCTCCACTGCGTCGCGTGTACGAAGGTCTGTGCTCGCTCGGCATCGACGCGCTGATCTCGATCGGTGGCGACGACACGCTCAAGACCGCCAACAAGTTCAAGATGCTGCAGGATCGCCTGCCAGCCGGCGCCAAGAAGATTCCGATCGTCCACCTGCCGAAAACGATCGACAACGATTACAAGGGCATCGACTTTACGTTCGGCTATTTCACCGCCGTCGAAACGCTCGCCTCGGAAATCCGCAACCTGCTGGCCGATGCAGAAGCTTCGAAGTCGTACTTCCTCACCGAGACGATGGGCCGCAGCGCTGGTTGGCTCAGCTATGGCGCCGCGATCGCCGGCGAAGCCAGCCTGGTGATCAGCGTCGAAGACATCATCGGCAGCTACCGCTTGAAAGAGACTGTCACCAATCCGAAGACGGGTGAAAGCGAAGTTCGCGAGATCATGGATGTCGATCGCGTCGTGGCCCGCATCGTGAAGACGATGGTCGCCCGCGAAGAAGAAGGGAAACAGTTCGGCGTGATCGTGATGGCCGAAGGGCTCGCGGAATTGCTGCCGCAGAAGTATCTCGAAGGTATTCCGCGCGACGATCACGGCCACATCTCGATCTCGCACGTCAATCTCGGCCGGATGTTCTCGAAGCTCGTGACCGAGCTCTTCAAGAAGCAAACAGGCCGCGGTCGCAAGGTGACCGGTTTGCAACTCGGCTACGAGTCGCGTTGTGCCCGACCGCACGCCTTCGACGTCATGCTCGGCAGCCAACTGGGCGTCGGCTCCTATCGCGCACTCGTGGAAGAAAAGCTCAACGGCGTGATGGTCTCGGTCATCGGCCAATTGCAGTTGCACTACGTGCCGTTCGAAAACCTGATCGATGCCGAAACGCTGGTCACGGTGGTGCGCTACATCGAAACCAGCAGCGACTTCCATCGCCTGGCTCGGTTCCTCGAGACATACGTCGACGAATAG